The following proteins are encoded in a genomic region of Vicugna pacos chromosome 16, VicPac4, whole genome shotgun sequence:
- the LOC116279613 gene encoding testis-expressed protein 19.2-like — protein MCAPVSLRHEAEGMSYLHASWVYQLQHGDQLRVCFACFKAAFLDFKEFLEEEDWEDEDWNPELVVHMGAGSELGASPGVGPGWGQAQGGPAQGGAVAWGPGPLGAGPVGYEEVGLDHYFVPTELEPQNAVPLGLGPEDADWVQGLPWRLGRLPTCSHWPRSSLPWQGILRVDLPPGAPMVLELGTTQAVDAAEAEAWLLGLQVICMVGCSDAIYFRKMKPTRALRTPGQRWKLVLEPSELWVVRLQDAPQVQDLHRWQLSILESSPPAGNEELVPADSALLKRGFSILSFSPWAQREAEEGDSAPGPQPSSRGGGPGPSGPGGPGEGLAVPGASAPGELPCFQPFGPGPQN, from the coding sequence ATGTGCGCCCCGGTCAGCCTGCGGCATGAGGCGGAGGGCATGTCCTATCTGCACGCGTCCTGGGTGTATCAGCTTCAACATGGCGACCAGCTGAGGGTTTGCTTCGCTTGCTTCAAGGCTGCCTTTCTGGACTTTAAAGAGtttttggaggaggaggactgGGAAGATGAAGACTGGAACCCTGAGCTGGTGGTGCACATGGGGGCGGGGTCTGAGCTGGGGGCATCCCCGGGGGTGGGGCCCGGctgggggcaggcccaagggGGGCCTGCCCAGGGCGGGGCCGTGGCCTGGGGGCCGGGCCCCCTGGGGGCAGGCCCTGTGGGGTACGAGGAGGTGGGCCTGGACCATTACTTCGTGCCCACCGAGCTGGAGCCTCAGAACGCGGTGCCCCTGGGCCTGGGTCCCGAGGACGCTGACTGGGTCCAGGGCCTCCCCTGGAGACTCGGGAGGCTTCCGACCTGCTCGCACTGGCCACGCTCCTCTCTTCCCTGGCAGGGGATTCTCAGAGTGGACCTGCCCCCAGGGGCGCCCATGGTCCTGGAGCTGGGCACCACCCAGGCCGTGGACGCTGCTGAGGCCGAGGCCTGGTTGCTGGGCCTGCAGGTCATCTGTATGGTGGGCTGCTCCGATGCCATCTACTTCCGCAAGATGAAGCCGACACGGGCCCTGAGGACCCCAGGCCAGCGTTGGAAGCTGGTGCTGGAGCCCAGCGAGCTGTGGGTGGTGAGACTCCAAGACGCACCCCAGGTGCAGGACCTGCACCGGTGGCAGCTCAGTATTCTGGAATCCTCTCCTCCGGCGGGGAATGAAGAGCTGGTCCCTGCAGACTCAGCCCTGCTTAAAAGGGGATTCTCCATCCTCTCTTTCTCACCCTGGGCCcaaagggaggcagaggagggggacTCAGCACCTGGGCCACAGCCCTCCAGCCGGGGAGGGGGCCCGGGCCCCAGCGGGCCtggagggcctggggagggcCTGGCCGTCCCGGGAGCCTCAGCCCCGGGGGAGCTGCCGTGTTTCCAGCCCTTCGGCCCAGGGCCCCAGAACTGA